The Rhododendron vialii isolate Sample 1 chromosome 6a, ASM3025357v1 genome includes a window with the following:
- the LOC131330093 gene encoding callose synthase 10-like has protein sequence MVRPSKNWEWVVRATLRREKLRHDGRGGHERAPIGIASSVPPSLTRETNIDLILLAADEIQFEDPNVARIRKGLVSLKILQLCHPKRLGFFAFVSRRPSPLDTTQLWTSWVTMNAFESILSPPSYTFTVFFVVM, from the exons ATGGTGAGGCCCTCCAAAAACTGGGAGTGGGTGGTGCGGGCGACGCTGCGGAGGGAGAAGCTCCGGCACGACGGCCGCGGCGGCCACGAGAGGGCGCCGATTGGCATCGCCAGCTCCGTTCCGCCGTCGCTCACCCGGGAGACCAACATCGACCTGATCTTGCTGGCCGCTGACGAGATTCAGTTCGAGGACCCCAATGTCGCCCGAATCCGTAAGG GCCTTGTGTCCCTCAAAATCCTACAACTCTGCCATCCGAAGAGGCTAGGGTTTTTCGCATTCGTCTCCCGCCGCCCGTCTCCGCTCGATACAACTCAACTTTGGACTTCCTGGGTTACAATGAACGCATTTGAgtcaattctctctcctccctcataCACTTTCACggtattttttgttgttatgtga
- the LOC131330091 gene encoding uncharacterized protein LOC131330091, translating into MSNDRAGDGKDNDKDRAVAKTAGFVVFSGIAMSILKALNPLNKPNLQCTHNNTNNGDQTEPVGGDSTQTDHKHQSFSLQEPTIKKPITSVEQNVPGSLLRKVEIVKGDTLWGLSRKYGVSIEAIKEANGLTGDTIYAGKKLIIP; encoded by the exons ATGTCGAACGATCGCGCCGGCGACGGGAAGGACAACGACAAGGACAGGGCCGTCGCGAAGACGGCGGGGTTTGTGGTATTTTCCGGCATCGCAATGAGTATCCTCAAAGCCCTAAACCCTCTCAACAAGCCCAACCTCCAATGCACCCACAACAACACCAACAACGGCGATCAAACCGAACCGGTCGGCGGCGATTCGACTCAGACGGATCATAAACACcagtctttctctctccaagaaCCCACCATCAAG aaACCCATTACTTCTGTGGAGCAAAATGTGCCGGGATCATTGCTGAGGAAGGTGGAGATTGTAAAGGGAGATACCCTTTGGGGCCTTTCTAGAAAATATGGG GTATCTATCGAGGCAATTAAAGAAGCTAATGGGCTTACAGGGGACACTATCTATGCTGGCAAGAAACTTATTATACCCTGA